From the Terriglobales bacterium genome, one window contains:
- a CDS encoding HEAT repeat domain-containing protein → MAIERNQLKIQGIKYARSLQMIIKMVGMFSADHNAAQGPFQNSFNMLNEIVKQTRQFTIGFVDQRILINNILTQEKSLNTLENEFLKRGIGAVTFEVGMTLAAYKRAIGVLAKPAKDIEEFGGLSRYLEANPLEFVRVFPASKNQQRTESGDTLLDMDSESFLMAKAFAELHNPNPGLQSLDAFLTQTGIQGGGGAGGGGGTGGPGGGPGEGGGGGGGGYAEMLGSSGTGIGYGSTYQPGGGGPGGPGPGGGGPGGGEGGGPGGGGPGGPGGGGGGYGGGGYGAGGGASIGGSSVVVQPPAPGGPADIENMVSGFFTSSLMDSNQGPQQRSYTELAKIIKEMRPEFVLQNFPPARREELRNLPPDQMAAEIIEDTAVKWAMDRLVSAPSGSEAVIVEEEVIRVLMRSLQTTQMADRLAKKLAEFVKQYSIPPTTVKRIQDELSWVTLKSKEKTARLLALEKFDVGSYRRLLEHLKELIKQPDFDSATALGNQYLAFLDQPGNPPPEEMGRVPELLRTMAGVRTDFWQKTGERLVRALEKKSDSEFLHRQLINSLVALTKTSALYEDFKLIQTIGTAIEKKASEEGHAACCGAALKELLTMHAVDRVVEIFVQKKDDLPWTRTAATLLRWSGTPAISKVFQQLEDEPQAPVRLALLRLIARIGPAALVLARQQLKSDRWFVVRNGCKLLGELKDPELLQVIAPVLKHPDPRVQKAAVTALMDSRNKDRAAVFATALREMDPQVLEDVFADMLFLKDPRCQDALENFLFEHEHGKVKMLTQAVQALAAIPGQRTLDSLMRVLSDGNLEKAVRRAAMYPLTRSPEGAAMVQKFAEAFPDDEMAKEAKRHAKAAGHG, encoded by the coding sequence ATGGCGATCGAGCGCAATCAACTGAAGATCCAGGGCATCAAGTACGCGCGCTCGCTGCAGATGATCATCAAGATGGTCGGGATGTTCTCCGCCGACCACAACGCGGCCCAAGGTCCGTTCCAGAACAGCTTCAACATGCTGAACGAGATCGTGAAGCAGACCCGGCAGTTCACCATCGGGTTCGTCGACCAGCGCATCCTGATCAACAACATCCTGACGCAGGAGAAGTCGCTGAACACGCTGGAGAACGAGTTTCTCAAGCGCGGCATCGGAGCGGTGACGTTCGAGGTCGGCATGACGCTGGCGGCGTACAAGCGCGCGATCGGCGTGCTGGCCAAGCCGGCGAAGGACATCGAGGAGTTCGGCGGGTTGTCGCGCTACCTGGAAGCGAACCCGCTGGAGTTCGTGCGCGTGTTCCCCGCGAGCAAGAACCAACAGCGCACCGAGAGCGGCGACACGCTGCTCGACATGGATTCGGAATCGTTCCTGATGGCGAAGGCCTTCGCCGAGCTGCACAACCCGAACCCGGGCTTGCAGAGCCTCGACGCCTTCCTGACGCAGACCGGCATCCAGGGCGGGGGCGGAGCGGGCGGCGGAGGCGGGACCGGTGGTCCCGGCGGCGGTCCAGGTGAGGGCGGCGGCGGCGGAGGCGGCGGCTACGCCGAGATGCTGGGCTCGAGCGGCACGGGCATCGGATACGGTTCGACCTACCAGCCAGGCGGGGGAGGCCCGGGGGGCCCTGGGCCGGGTGGCGGTGGCCCCGGCGGCGGCGAAGGTGGCGGTCCCGGCGGCGGTGGACCGGGCGGACCTGGCGGTGGCGGCGGAGGCTACGGCGGCGGAGGCTACGGAGCCGGAGGAGGCGCCTCCATCGGCGGGTCGAGCGTGGTGGTGCAGCCGCCGGCGCCGGGTGGTCCGGCGGACATCGAGAACATGGTCTCGGGCTTCTTCACCTCCAGCCTGATGGATTCCAACCAGGGTCCGCAGCAGCGCTCGTACACCGAGCTGGCGAAGATCATCAAGGAGATGCGGCCGGAGTTCGTGCTGCAGAATTTTCCGCCCGCCCGGCGCGAAGAGCTGCGCAACCTGCCGCCCGACCAGATGGCGGCGGAGATCATCGAAGACACGGCGGTGAAGTGGGCGATGGACCGGCTGGTGTCGGCGCCCTCCGGCTCGGAAGCGGTGATCGTGGAAGAGGAAGTCATCCGCGTGCTGATGCGCAGCCTGCAGACCACGCAGATGGCCGACCGGCTGGCGAAGAAGCTGGCGGAGTTCGTGAAGCAGTACTCCATCCCGCCGACGACGGTCAAGCGCATCCAGGACGAGCTCTCCTGGGTCACGCTGAAATCGAAAGAGAAGACCGCGCGGCTGCTGGCGCTCGAGAAGTTCGACGTGGGTTCGTACCGGCGACTGCTGGAGCACCTGAAGGAATTGATCAAGCAGCCGGACTTCGATTCCGCGACCGCGCTCGGCAACCAGTACCTCGCCTTCCTCGACCAGCCCGGCAATCCGCCGCCGGAGGAGATGGGGCGGGTGCCCGAGCTGCTGCGCACCATGGCCGGCGTGCGCACCGATTTCTGGCAGAAGACGGGCGAGCGGCTGGTGCGGGCGCTGGAGAAGAAGTCGGACAGCGAATTCCTGCACCGGCAGCTCATCAACTCGCTGGTCGCGCTCACCAAGACGAGCGCGCTGTATGAAGACTTCAAGCTCATCCAGACGATCGGGACCGCGATCGAGAAGAAGGCGAGCGAGGAAGGACACGCGGCCTGCTGCGGCGCCGCGCTCAAAGAGCTGCTCACGATGCACGCGGTGGACCGCGTGGTCGAGATCTTCGTGCAGAAGAAAGACGACTTGCCGTGGACGCGCACCGCGGCCACGCTGCTGCGCTGGTCGGGGACGCCCGCCATCAGCAAGGTCTTCCAGCAACTGGAGGACGAGCCGCAGGCGCCCGTGCGGCTGGCGCTGCTGCGGCTGATCGCGCGCATCGGCCCGGCGGCGCTGGTGCTGGCGCGCCAGCAGCTGAAGAGCGACAGGTGGTTCGTAGTCCGCAACGGCTGCAAGCTGCTGGGCGAACTCAAGGATCCCGAGCTGCTCCAGGTCATCGCGCCGGTGCTCAAGCACCCGGATCCGCGCGTGCAAAAGGCCGCCGTCACCGCGCTCATGGACAGCCGCAACAAGGACCGCGCCGCCGTCTTCGCCACCGCGCTGCGCGAGATGGACCCGCAGGTGCTGGAAGACGTCTTCGCCGACATGCTGTTCCTGAAGGACCCGCGCTGCCAGGACGCGCTCGAGAACTTCCTCTTCGAGCACGAGCACGGCAAGGTGAAGATGCTGACCCAGGCGGTGCAGGCGCTGGCCGCCATCCCGGGGCAGCGCACGCTCGATTCGCTGATGCGCGTGCTCTCCGACGGCAACCTGGAGAAGGCGGTGCGGCGGGCGGCGATGTATCCGCTGACGCGCAGCCCCGAGGGCGCTGCGATGGTGCAGAAGTTCGCCGAGGCCTTCCCCGACGACGAGATGGCCAAGGAAGCCAAGCGCCACGCCAAGGCCGCCGGCCACGGGTAG
- a CDS encoding cytochrome c maturation protein CcmE, protein MSSNERSRYLRFGIATAVIVLSLGYLAFTGVEESKSYYVTIAELRKMGDDAYSKRLRVAGNVVPGSIQRQGSKIHFELIEQEQKLAVIYSGSEAPPDTFVDNSQALAEGEFGRDGVFHAKKLQAKCASKYAPKEGEAAAAGAMTTTQAPATTSAPQAPAAKSTK, encoded by the coding sequence ATGTCTTCGAACGAGCGCAGTCGCTACCTCCGGTTCGGCATCGCCACCGCGGTCATCGTGCTCTCACTCGGCTACCTCGCCTTCACCGGGGTGGAGGAGAGCAAGAGCTACTACGTGACCATCGCGGAGCTGCGCAAGATGGGCGATGACGCCTACTCGAAGCGGCTGCGGGTGGCGGGCAACGTGGTGCCGGGATCGATCCAGCGGCAGGGCTCGAAGATCCACTTCGAACTGATCGAGCAGGAACAGAAGCTCGCGGTCATCTACTCGGGGAGCGAAGCGCCTCCGGACACGTTCGTGGACAACTCGCAGGCGCTGGCCGAGGGCGAGTTCGGGCGCGACGGCGTCTTCCACGCCAAGAAGCTGCAAGCCAAGTGCGCGTCGAAGTACGCGCCGAAAGAAGGCGAAGCCGCCGCGGCGGGCGCGATGACGACGACCCAGGCTCCGGCGACAACTTCCGCGCCCCAAGCTCCGGCAGCGAAGTCCACCAAGTAA
- a CDS encoding ABC transporter ATP-binding protein, which yields MSTTPNAPSGTPPAVSLQEVTKLFGRFAALREVTAEFPAGRLYAVLGENGAGKSTLLRMMAGLSRPTRGELRVFGRDPREAARRGGLGYMSHSSFLYDELDCQENLAYFAGLYDIHDPQVWERAIAAVGLDPKLARRVGDYSQGMRQRLSLARAVLHDPQLLLLDEPFSNLDLGSAAAMAQLLGKMRDQGKTIFVVTHQPAHLAEVADESITLAAGAITSRGVGSRSRRRDASAPAGVDAGAPEARR from the coding sequence TTGTCCACCACGCCCAACGCGCCGAGCGGGACGCCGCCGGCCGTCAGCCTTCAGGAAGTCACCAAGCTTTTCGGGCGCTTCGCGGCGCTGCGCGAGGTCACGGCCGAGTTTCCCGCCGGACGCCTCTACGCGGTGCTGGGCGAGAACGGCGCGGGGAAGTCCACGCTGCTGCGCATGATGGCGGGGCTCTCGCGGCCGACGCGCGGCGAGCTGCGCGTCTTCGGCCGGGACCCGCGCGAGGCCGCCCGCCGCGGCGGGCTCGGCTACATGAGCCACTCGTCGTTCCTCTACGACGAGCTCGACTGCCAGGAGAACCTGGCGTATTTCGCCGGGCTCTATGACATCCATGACCCGCAGGTGTGGGAACGCGCCATCGCCGCCGTCGGGCTGGACCCCAAGCTGGCGCGGCGCGTGGGCGACTACTCGCAGGGGATGCGGCAACGGCTCTCGCTGGCGCGCGCGGTGCTGCACGACCCGCAGTTGCTGCTGCTCGACGAGCCGTTCTCGAACCTCGACCTCGGCTCGGCGGCGGCGATGGCGCAGCTGCTCGGCAAGATGCGCGACCAGGGCAAGACCATCTTCGTGGTGACGCACCAGCCGGCGCACCTGGCCGAGGTCGCGGACGAATCCATCACGCTGGCGGCGGGCGCGATCACGAGCCGCGGCGTGGGCTCTCGCTCGCGGAGGCGAGACGCCTCCGCGCCGGCCGGCGTGGACGCCGGCGCTCCGGAGGCGCGGCGATGA
- a CDS encoding heme exporter protein CcmB, which produces MSALVHVTRTTLAKDIRLEWRSKDALNGMLFFALLVVIIFSFAFDPTAEESRQMAGGLIWTAFLFAATVALNQAWARELRNQVLDAYRISPAPPNALFLGKALGNFLFIAVVEAAVVPIFVMFYNLRSIGPPVQLLWIFLLGTWALVVNGTFFAALSLRTRSREMMLPLILFPISLPAIIGMVTGTTAVLVGESPKLAMSLLVGYDVAFTALCLVLFETVLHAE; this is translated from the coding sequence ATGAGCGCGCTCGTCCACGTCACGCGCACCACGCTGGCGAAGGACATTCGCCTGGAGTGGCGTTCGAAGGATGCGCTCAACGGCATGCTGTTCTTCGCGCTGCTGGTGGTGATCATCTTCAGCTTCGCGTTCGACCCGACGGCGGAGGAATCGCGGCAGATGGCGGGCGGGCTGATCTGGACCGCCTTCCTGTTCGCCGCAACGGTGGCGCTCAACCAGGCGTGGGCGCGCGAGCTGCGCAACCAGGTGCTCGACGCCTACCGCATCTCGCCGGCGCCGCCGAACGCGCTGTTCCTCGGCAAGGCGCTGGGGAACTTCCTGTTCATCGCGGTGGTGGAGGCGGCGGTGGTGCCCATCTTCGTGATGTTCTACAACCTGCGCTCCATCGGCCCGCCGGTGCAGTTGCTGTGGATCTTCCTGCTGGGGACGTGGGCGCTGGTGGTGAACGGGACGTTCTTCGCGGCGCTCTCGCTCCGCACGCGCAGCCGTGAGATGATGCTGCCGCTCATCCTTTTCCCCATCAGCTTGCCGGCCATCATCGGGATGGTGACGGGCACGACCGCGGTGCTGGTGGGAGAATCGCCCAAGCTGGCGATGAGCCTGCTGGTCGGCTACGACGTGGCGTTCACGGCCTTATGTCTGGTCTTATTTGAAACGGTTTTGCACGCGGAATGA
- the ccsA gene encoding cytochrome c biogenesis protein CcsA, producing MRRAFPILAIITLALLSYGAYQALGSSPNPLEPYIGKPAPSIYVPTANTAKESELSNVFRIFYYHVPSAWVAFLLFFTNFLASIAYLIKRRPGIDAFALATAQVGVVFCTIVLVTGPIWAKPVWGIWWTWDARLTSTLVLWLIYVSYLLLRRYAAGGQTPVLAAALAIFGFVDVPLVYMSIRWFRTQHPQPVLGGGEGSGIDPAMLHALLINFAAFLLFGVLLVWVRYTMERLRLEIEEAHAMGAVRGTR from the coding sequence ATGAGAAGAGCCTTTCCTATCCTCGCAATCATCACGCTGGCGCTGCTGAGCTACGGCGCGTACCAGGCGCTGGGCAGCTCGCCCAATCCGCTGGAGCCGTACATCGGCAAGCCCGCGCCTTCCATCTACGTTCCGACGGCGAACACCGCCAAGGAATCCGAGCTGAGCAACGTGTTCCGCATCTTCTATTACCACGTGCCGTCGGCGTGGGTGGCGTTCCTGCTGTTCTTCACGAACTTCCTGGCGTCGATCGCGTACCTGATCAAGCGCAGGCCAGGCATCGACGCGTTCGCGCTGGCGACGGCGCAGGTGGGCGTGGTGTTCTGCACCATCGTGCTCGTGACCGGGCCGATCTGGGCGAAGCCGGTGTGGGGCATCTGGTGGACGTGGGACGCGCGGCTGACTTCGACGCTGGTGCTGTGGCTGATCTACGTGAGCTACCTGCTCTTGCGGCGCTACGCCGCCGGCGGGCAGACGCCGGTGCTGGCGGCGGCGCTGGCCATCTTCGGTTTCGTGGACGTGCCGCTGGTGTACATGTCCATCCGCTGGTTCCGGACGCAGCATCCGCAGCCGGTGCTGGGCGGCGGTGAAGGTTCGGGCATCGATCCCGCGATGCTGCACGCGCTGCTCATCAACTTCGCGGCCTTCCTGCTGTTCGGCGTCCTGCTGGTGTGGGTGCGCTACACGATGGAGCGGCTGCGGCTGGAGATCGAAGAGGCGCACGCCATGGGCGCGGTCAGGGGGACGCGATGA
- a CDS encoding Crp/Fnr family transcriptional regulator — MRSPYGLDIIESCITCPFREDRLFCNLSNAAVKELQEITSAAAYPKGALLFVEGQAPRGIFILCGGKAKLSTSASDGKTLILKIAEPGEVLGLSATVSGREYEVTVELLEPAQAKFVPRDKFLNFLKHHADAAFQVANQLSNSYHTAYEEIRSLGLSRSATAKLAKLLLEWSAGHDGKEPRITVTLTHEEMAQLIGASRETVTRAFADLKKRKLIDVKGSAVVLRDKNKLEQMVGS, encoded by the coding sequence ATGCGCTCACCGTACGGGCTCGACATCATCGAGAGCTGTATCACCTGTCCATTCCGCGAAGACCGCCTGTTCTGCAACCTTTCCAACGCTGCCGTAAAAGAGCTGCAGGAGATCACCTCCGCGGCGGCGTATCCGAAAGGGGCGCTGTTGTTCGTGGAAGGGCAGGCGCCGCGCGGCATTTTCATCCTGTGCGGCGGCAAGGCGAAGCTTTCGACCTCGGCTTCGGACGGCAAGACGTTGATCCTGAAGATCGCGGAGCCCGGGGAGGTGCTGGGGCTGAGCGCGACGGTCTCGGGGCGGGAGTACGAGGTGACGGTCGAGCTGCTGGAGCCGGCGCAGGCGAAGTTCGTGCCGCGCGACAAGTTCCTGAACTTCCTGAAGCACCATGCGGATGCCGCTTTCCAGGTGGCGAACCAGCTCTCCAACAGCTATCACACAGCGTACGAGGAGATCCGGTCGCTCGGGCTCTCGCGCTCGGCGACGGCGAAGCTGGCCAAGCTGCTGCTGGAGTGGTCGGCCGGGCATGACGGCAAGGAGCCGCGCATCACCGTGACGCTGACGCACGAGGAGATGGCGCAGCTCATCGGCGCTTCGCGCGAGACGGTCACGCGCGCCTTTGCCGACCTGAAGAAGCGCAAGCTGATCGACGTGAAGGGTTCGGCGGTCGTGCTGCGCGACAAGAACAAGCTGGAGCAGATGGTCGGTTCGTAG